A single window of Salvia splendens isolate huo1 chromosome 8, SspV2, whole genome shotgun sequence DNA harbors:
- the LOC121745739 gene encoding uncharacterized protein LOC121745739 codes for MEAGEGGLVRGSNGGLLRAFCAPIAASSSFEAELLALIRGFEMAMELSTHIWIELDSAALVTLLSSGQLGAADFRHHMALIRSMTAQRHVRFSHIYREGN; via the coding sequence ATGGAGGCGGGGGAGGGAGGATTGGTTCGAGGCTCTAATGGAGGACTTTTGCGTGCCTTCTGTGCTCCAATAGCcgcatcatcgagctttgagGCGGAGCTGCTGGCTCTGATTCGGGGGTTCGAGATGGCTATGGAGCTTTCGACACACATCTGGATTGAGCTTGACTCAGCGGCTCTGGTTACCTTGTTGTCATCTGGACAGCTTGGTGCTGCGGATTtcagacatcacatggctttgatccggagtATGACTGCTCAGCGGCATGTTCGgttctcacacatctacagagaaggGAACTGA
- the LOC121743347 gene encoding nuclear transport factor 2-like isoform X2 has protein sequence MRTVTTKNRINDEICNLDYKNYKAEIKSADSQNSFKKGVMVLVTGCLIGKDDMERKFVQTFFLAPQETGYYVLNDVLRYVEEITSDGLSEVATVTDDTPSSALTQDPEPAQVIDPPKEENITYAAGIKIAEEKENDQVIEERAASHPREIVVAAESLEDSPNRSYASIATAQTKKGPTKVYVPPTARVASTKTEKQSVIPVAEASVSEACATVNAPEIDYAQDEVEGHSIYIRDLPLDVTVAQLEAEFAKFGPIKQNGVHVCSKELQGFCFGFIDFQEFSSVQSAIKASPITIGYLKATVEISRTTARVGSGRGRFSSPRGGFRNENFRGRGNFSGGRTYMRSGSIRGRGNFSSGWGGEGYHQQGRGRGSPRPNPNQM, from the exons ATGAGAACTGTGACAACCAAGAAC CGCATAAATGACGAGATATGTAACTTGGACTACAAGAACTACAAGGCAGAGATTAAATCTGCTGATTCTCAGAATTCTTTTAAGAAGGGTGTCATGGTCCTTGTGACTGGCTGCTTGATTGGAAAGGACGACATGGAAAGGAAGTTTGTGCAAACATTTTTCCTTGCTCCTCAAGAAACAGGATACTATGTTTTAAACGATGTTCTCAGGTATGTGGAGGAGATTACATCAGATGGTCTATCAGAGGTGGCTACTGTAACTGACGACACCCCATCAAGTGCTTTGACACAAGATCCAG AACCTGCACAGGTGATTGATCCCCCCAAAGAAGAAAATATAACTTATGCAGCGGGAATTAAGATTGCTGAGGAGAAAGAGAATGACCAAGTGATTGAAGAGAGAGCAGCTAGTCACCCTAGAGAAATTGTGGTGGCAGCTGAATCCCTAGAGGATTCTCCAAATAGGTCATATGCTTCAATAGCTACTGCACAAACAAAGAAGGGACCTACCAAAGTTTATGTTCCTCCTACAGCAAGAGTAGCTTCTACAAAAACTGAAAAGCAATCAGTTATTCCTGTTGCTGAGGCTTCAGTTTCTGAAGCATGTGCAACTGTTAATGCCCCAGAAATCGATTATGCACAGGATGAAg TTGAAGGTCATTCTATATATATCCGGGATTTGCCTCTAGATGTAACTGTTGCTCAGCTTGAAGCTGAATTTGCAAAATTTGGACCTATTAAGCAGAATGGGGTCCATGTCTGCAGTAAAGAG CTACAAGGATTCTGTTTTGGCTTtattgattttcaagagttcagCTCCGTGCAAAGTGCAATCAAG GCTTCTCCTATAACCATCGGGTACCTTAAAGCTACTGTGGAGATAAGTAGAACCACAGCTCGAG TTGGCAGCGGAAGGGGCCGTTTTAGCTCTCCAAGGGGAGGGTTTCGTAATGAAAACTTTAGGGGTCGTGGAAACTTCAGTGGTGGCCGGACCTATATGAGGAGTGGCAGTATCAGGGGTCGAGGAAATTTCAGCAGTGGGTGGGGTGGAGAAGGCTATCACCAACAGGGAAGAGGACGGGGCAGCCCTCGTCCCAATCCAAACCAGATGTAA
- the LOC121743347 gene encoding nuclear transport factor 2-like isoform X1, which translates to MATQSENWPPARSAENIGNAFAEQYYQFLLHSPEQVYRFYGDTSILSRPDLNGRMRTVTTKNRINDEICNLDYKNYKAEIKSADSQNSFKKGVMVLVTGCLIGKDDMERKFVQTFFLAPQETGYYVLNDVLRYVEEITSDGLSEVATVTDDTPSSALTQDPEPAQVIDPPKEENITYAAGIKIAEEKENDQVIEERAASHPREIVVAAESLEDSPNRSYASIATAQTKKGPTKVYVPPTARVASTKTEKQSVIPVAEASVSEACATVNAPEIDYAQDEVEGHSIYIRDLPLDVTVAQLEAEFAKFGPIKQNGVHVCSKELQGFCFGFIDFQEFSSVQSAIKASPITIGYLKATVEISRTTARVGSGRGRFSSPRGGFRNENFRGRGNFSGGRTYMRSGSIRGRGNFSSGWGGEGYHQQGRGRGSPRPNPNQM; encoded by the exons ATGGCCACACAAAGTGAGAATTGGCCACCAGCTCGGAGTGCTGAAAATATTGGAAATGCTTTTGCTGAGCAGTATTACCAATTTCTACTTCATTCACCTGAGCAGGTTTACCGATTTTACGGAGATACAAGTATTTTGAGTCGACCGGATCTTAATGGTCGCATGAGAACTGTGACAACCAAGAAC CGCATAAATGACGAGATATGTAACTTGGACTACAAGAACTACAAGGCAGAGATTAAATCTGCTGATTCTCAGAATTCTTTTAAGAAGGGTGTCATGGTCCTTGTGACTGGCTGCTTGATTGGAAAGGACGACATGGAAAGGAAGTTTGTGCAAACATTTTTCCTTGCTCCTCAAGAAACAGGATACTATGTTTTAAACGATGTTCTCAGGTATGTGGAGGAGATTACATCAGATGGTCTATCAGAGGTGGCTACTGTAACTGACGACACCCCATCAAGTGCTTTGACACAAGATCCAG AACCTGCACAGGTGATTGATCCCCCCAAAGAAGAAAATATAACTTATGCAGCGGGAATTAAGATTGCTGAGGAGAAAGAGAATGACCAAGTGATTGAAGAGAGAGCAGCTAGTCACCCTAGAGAAATTGTGGTGGCAGCTGAATCCCTAGAGGATTCTCCAAATAGGTCATATGCTTCAATAGCTACTGCACAAACAAAGAAGGGACCTACCAAAGTTTATGTTCCTCCTACAGCAAGAGTAGCTTCTACAAAAACTGAAAAGCAATCAGTTATTCCTGTTGCTGAGGCTTCAGTTTCTGAAGCATGTGCAACTGTTAATGCCCCAGAAATCGATTATGCACAGGATGAAg TTGAAGGTCATTCTATATATATCCGGGATTTGCCTCTAGATGTAACTGTTGCTCAGCTTGAAGCTGAATTTGCAAAATTTGGACCTATTAAGCAGAATGGGGTCCATGTCTGCAGTAAAGAG CTACAAGGATTCTGTTTTGGCTTtattgattttcaagagttcagCTCCGTGCAAAGTGCAATCAAG GCTTCTCCTATAACCATCGGGTACCTTAAAGCTACTGTGGAGATAAGTAGAACCACAGCTCGAG TTGGCAGCGGAAGGGGCCGTTTTAGCTCTCCAAGGGGAGGGTTTCGTAATGAAAACTTTAGGGGTCGTGGAAACTTCAGTGGTGGCCGGACCTATATGAGGAGTGGCAGTATCAGGGGTCGAGGAAATTTCAGCAGTGGGTGGGGTGGAGAAGGCTATCACCAACAGGGAAGAGGACGGGGCAGCCCTCGTCCCAATCCAAACCAGATGTAA
- the LOC121745049 gene encoding LRR receptor-like serine/threonine-protein kinase RPK2 has protein sequence MGLFSLIMKWHHLHNHKPLKLLILLSILFSAQNGAVWGFDSDKSALLEFKASISDPYRVLSSWGSNNPNHCSWAGVSCGPGSRVVALNITGGGNSLSCARIAQFPLYGFGIRRNCLGGNRKILGKLSAAVAKLSELKILSLPFNELSGEIPAEIWGMGKLQVLDLEGNLISGALPSQFSGLRKLKVLNLGFNKIFGGMPSSLSNCTGLQVLSLAGNQLNGSIPGFVGGFRDLSGLHLSFNLLSGSIPVEIGDNCGKMEHLELSGNYLTGGIPREIAKCSGLKTLLLYSNLLEEVLPSELGQLSQLQVMDVSRNNFGGPIPPQISNCTSLSILVLANSWNPLPNVSSLGGSYSMEKLALPVDEYNFYEGTLPDEITRLSSLRMVWVPRAMLNGNFPDSWGSCSSLEMLNLAENYYLGEIPVSFSNCKKLRFLDLSSNRLGGEISDKVPVPCMDVFDISGNHFSGSIPRFSYESCAPVKSLSGDSAGTYDPSSAYLAYFRYRTQLGSLLPLSGDGDSFLVLHNFGSNNLSGPLPPMPIASERLGSQTVYAFLAGRNKLSGTFPGVLLEKCAQVKGVIVNVSYNELFGQVPTEMATVCKSLILLDASKNRFSGALPPSIGNLGSLVLLNLSWNPLQGPIPSSLGQLKDIKRLSLAGNNLNGSIPASLGQLYSLEVLDLSSNSLSSEIPENLANLRNLTVLLLNNNKLSGQIPSELRNVSSISVFNVSFNNLSGPLPLNSNMNQCNSFLGNPFLHCPVSSLSSPSAEQQGIVGNSPGTASSPPSTPRQQGGNRSLNSVEIASITSAAAVFSVFFALVVLFFYTRKWKPRSRVSGTARKEVIVFNDIGVPLTFENVVRATGSFNASNCIGNGGFGATYKAEIAPGQLVAIKRLAVGRFQGVQQFDAEIKTLGRLRHPNLVTLIGYHASETEMFLIYNYLPGGNLEKFIQERSSRAVDWRILHKIALDIARALAYLHDQCVPRVLHRDVKPSNILLDDEYNAYLSDFGLARLLGTSETHATTGVAGTFGYVAPEYAMTCRVSDKADVYSYGVVLLELISDKKALDPSFSSYGNGFNIVAWACMLLRQGRAKEFFTGGLWDVGPHDDLVEVLHLAVVCTVDSLSTRPTMKQVVRRLKQLQPASC, from the coding sequence ATGGGTCTATTTTCTCTCATCATGAAATGGCACCATCTCCACAATCACAAGCCGTTGAAGCTCTTGATTTTGCTCTCCATTTTGTTTTCAGCTCAAAATGGAGCGGTTTGGGGCTTCGATTCCGATAAATCTGCGCTTCTCGAGTTCAAGGCCTCAATTTCAGACCCCTACAGAGTGCTCAGCAGCTGGGGTTCCAACAATCCGAATCACTGCTCTTGGGCCGGGGTTTCGTGCGGGCCGGGTTCGCGGGTCGTTGCGCTGAATATAACCGGCGGAGGTAATTCTTTATCTTGTGCTCGAATTGCTCAGTTTCCGCTCTATGGGTTTGGGATTAGGAGGAATTGTTTGGGTGGAAATCGTAAAATTTTGGGTAAATTGTCTGCTGCTGTTGCTAAGCTTAGTGAACTCAAGATTTTATCACTGCCTTTTAATGAATTGAGTGGTGAAATTCCTGCTGAAATTTGGGGTATGGGAAAGCTTCAAGTGCTTGATCTTGAAGGGAATTTGATCTCAGGCGCTTTGCCCTCTCAATTTagtgggttgaggaaattgAAAGTTCTTAACTTGGGATTCAATAAAATCTTTGGAGGGATGCCGAGCTCTTTGTCAAATTGTACGGGCCTTCAAGTTCTGAGTTTAGCTGGGAATCAGTTGAATGGATCAATTCCGGGGTTTGTGGGCGGGTTTAGGGATTTAAGCGGGCTTCACTTGTCGTTTAATCTGCTTAGTGGATCTATTCCAGTTGAGATTGGTGATAATTGTGGGAAGATGGAGCATTTGGAGCTCTCCGGGAATTACTTGACTGGTGGTATTCCAAGAGAAATTGCTAAATGCAGTGGGCTAAAGACCCTTCTCTTGTACTCTAATCTGTTGGAGGAGGTTCTTCCTAGTGAGCTTGGTCAGTTGAGTCAGCTTCAAGTGATGGATGTTTCGAGGAACAATTTTGGGGGCCCGATTCCACCTCAGATTAGTAACTGTACAAGTCTTTCAATCCTTGTATTGGCAAACTCATGGAATCCTCTTCCAAATGTTTCGAGTTTAGGTGGTAGTTATTCGATGGAGAAGCTGGCATTGCCTGTTGATGAGTACAATTTCTACGAGGGTACACTCCCTGATGAAATTACTCGTCTCTCAAGCTTGAGGATGGTGTGGGTGCCTAGAGCAATGTTGAATGGCAACTTCCCTGATAGTTGGGGATCCTGCAGCAGCTTGGAGATGCTGAATTTAGCTGAGAACTATTACTTGGGGGAAATTCCTGTCAGCTTTAGCAACTGCAAGAAGCTGCGGTTTCTTGATTTGAGCTCCAACCGGCTTGGTGGGGAGATTAGTGACAAAGTTCCCGTACCTTGTATGGATGTGTTTGATATCAGTGGGAATCATTTTTCAGGCTCAATACCCAGATTCAGTTATGAATCTTGTGCTCCTGTAAAATCCTTGTCTGGAGATTCTGCAGGTACTTATGATCCTTCTTCTGCATACTTGGCGTATTTCAGATATAGAACTCAGCTCGGATCCTTGTTGCCACTTTCTGGAGATGGGGATAGTTTCTTGGTGTTGCATAATTTTGGTTCGAACAACCTCAGTGGCCCCCTGCCACCGATGCCTATTGCATCTGAAAGATTAGGAAGCCAAACTGTTTATGCATTTCTTGCAGGCAGAAACAAGCTTTCTGGGACTTTTCCCGGAGTTTTGTTGGAGAAGTGTGCTCAAGTTAAAGGTGTCATAGTCAACGTGAGTTATAATGAGTTATTCGGTCAAGTCCCAACTGAGATGGCCACAGTGTGCAAGTCTCTCATACTGCTAGATGCTTCCAAGAATCGGTTTTCTGGAGCTCTACCTCCCAGCATTGGCAACTTGGGTTCACTTGTTCTTCTGAACTTAAGCTGGAATCCTTTGCAAGGTCCGATTCCAAGCAGCCTTGGTCAGCTAAAGGATATCAAACGTCTCTCTTTGGCTGGGAATAACCTGAATGGTTCAATCCCTGCAAGTTTGGGGCAGCTTTACTCTCTCGAAGTTCTCGACTTGTCCTCAAATTCTCTATCCAGTGAAATTCCGGAAAATCTTGCGAATTTGAGAAACTTGACAGTTCTCCTCCTgaacaataataaattatcgGGGCAGATTCCCTCTGAACTGCGAAATGTATCCTCTATCTCAGTGTTTAATGTGTCGTTCAACAATCTGTCCGGGCCGCTGCCTCTCAACAGCAATATGAATCAGTGCAATAGCTTTCTTGGGAATCCTTTTCTTCATTGCCCTGTGTCCTCTTTGTCCTCGCCATCTGCAGAGCAACAGGGAATAGTGGGAAACTCGCCAGGCACTGCTTCTTCGCcaccttcaactccgaggcaaCAAGGAGGCAACAGAAGCCTAAACTCGGTTGAGATTGCTTCCATAACATCAGCAGCAGCAGTGTTCTCGGTTTTCTTTGCCCTCGTCGTTCTCTTCTTTTACACCAGGAAGTGGAAACCGAGGTCCAGAGTCAGCGGAACTGCTAGAAAGGAAGTGATTGTGTTCAACGACATTGGCGTACCACTGACCTTTGAGAACGTGGTGCGTGCTACGGGCAGCTTCAACGCGAGCAACTGCATTGGTAATGGAGGTTTTGGGGCGACATACAAGGCAGAAATTGCGCCCGGTCAGTTGGTGGCCATCAAACGCCTTGCAGTTGGCCGTTTCCAAGGAGTTCAGCAATTCGATGCAGAGATCAAGACTCTGGGCAGGCTTCGCCATCCAAACCTCGTGACTCTGATTGGATACCACGCCAGCGAAACGGAGATGTTTCTGATATACAATTATTTACCGGGTGGCAATCTGGAGAAATTCATACAAGAGAGATCAAGCAGAGCTGTTGATTGGAGGATATTGCACAAGATTGCTCTCGACATCGCTCGCGCACTTGCCTACCTGCACGACCAGTGCGTGCCACGTGTCCTTCATCGTGACGTGAAGCCTAGCAACATACTGTTGGACGACGAGTACAATGCTTATCTGTCGGATTTCGGGCTGGCCAGGCTTCTCGGGACTTCGGAGACTCACGCCACCACTGGCGTGGCCGGAACATTTGGGTACGTGGCACCGGAATACGCCATGACCTGCCGTGTCTCAGACAAGGCAGACGTGTACAGCTATGGGGTCGTGCTGCTGGAGTTGATCTCGGACAAGAAAGCCCTAGATCCGTCGTTCTCTTCCTACGGGAACGGCTTCAACATCGTTGCTTGGGCGTGTATGCTACTGCGGCAGGGGCGAGCGAAAGAGTTCTTCACGGGCGGATTGTGGGACGTGGGCCCGCACGACGATCTGGTGGAAGTGCTGCACTTGGCAGTGGTGTGCACAGTGGACTCGCTGTCGACAAGGCCGACGATGAAGCAGGTTGTAAGGCGGCTGAAACAGCTACAGCCGGCGTCGTGTTAG
- the LOC121744113 gene encoding ninja-family protein AFP3-like isoform X2 — MEGGKEHRDAARRLVGAEGSSRDLVPKLVRRGGAATGNAGNGGPEPVRTCSLPPEFGRPRMDTLKSVAGGTGQQVHAAANGALKPNDAGSRELPKPPPVESKGNLVNGANQANTTGGSCATGQPSALIVNTDEALVKSGMVDMPYVSMKGYGPNHSKTEGFLYRYKRGEEVKIVCVCHGLFLTPAEFVRHGGGGDVAFPLKHIVVTPFSLC, encoded by the exons ATGGAGGGAGGCAAAGAGCACAGAGACGCCGCGCGTCGTTTGGTAGGGGCGGAGGGAAGCTCAAGGGATCTGGTACCCAAGCTGGTGAGGCGGGGCGGGGCGGCAACTGGAAATGCAG GTAATGGTGGGCCGGAGCCTGTGAGGACCTGCTCCTTGCCGCCGGAGTTCGGGAGACCGAGGATGGATACGTTGAAGAGCGTTGCTGGCGGCACGGGACAGCAAGTGCATGCGGCTGCTAATGGAGCTTTGAAACCCAACGACGCTGGTTCAAGAGAGTTGCCTAAGCCGCCGCCGGTTGAATCCAAGGGAAATCTGGTTAATG GAGCAAATCAAGCTAATACGACTGGGGGTAGTTGCGCTACAGGACAACCATCTGCTTTGATTGTTAACACTGATGAAGCACTGGTGAAGAGTGGCATGGTGGACATGCCATACGTCTCAATGAAAGGATATGGGCCGAATCATAGCAAGACGGAGGGATTCCTGTACAGATACAAGAGAGGAGAGGAAGTCAAGATTGTGTGTGTTTGCCATGGTCTGTTTCTTACACCAGCAGAATTCGTCAGGCATGGCGGTGGGGGTGACGTCGCTTTCCCTTTGAAACACATAGTTGTTACCCCTTTCTCTCTGTGTTAA
- the LOC121744113 gene encoding ninja-family protein AFP3-like isoform X1, whose protein sequence is MEGGKEHRDAARRLVGAEGSSRDLVPKLVRRGGAATGNAGREREELELSLGLSTNGRFGVDLASKRMRRSSSVANVTLNADSAGNGGPEPVRTCSLPPEFGRPRMDTLKSVAGGTGQQVHAAANGALKPNDAGSRELPKPPPVESKGNLVNGANQANTTGGSCATGQPSALIVNTDEALVKSGMVDMPYVSMKGYGPNHSKTEGFLYRYKRGEEVKIVCVCHGLFLTPAEFVRHGGGGDVAFPLKHIVVTPFSLC, encoded by the exons ATGGAGGGAGGCAAAGAGCACAGAGACGCCGCGCGTCGTTTGGTAGGGGCGGAGGGAAGCTCAAGGGATCTGGTACCCAAGCTGGTGAGGCGGGGCGGGGCGGCAACTGGAAATGCAGGTAGAGAAAGAGAGGAATTGGAGCTGAGTTTGGGGCTTTCCACCAACGGGAGATTTGGGGTGGACCTCGCCAGCAAGAGGATGAGGCGCTCTTCCTCCGTCGCCAACGTAACGTTGAATGCTGATTCTGCAGGTAATGGTGGGCCGGAGCCTGTGAGGACCTGCTCCTTGCCGCCGGAGTTCGGGAGACCGAGGATGGATACGTTGAAGAGCGTTGCTGGCGGCACGGGACAGCAAGTGCATGCGGCTGCTAATGGAGCTTTGAAACCCAACGACGCTGGTTCAAGAGAGTTGCCTAAGCCGCCGCCGGTTGAATCCAAGGGAAATCTGGTTAATG GAGCAAATCAAGCTAATACGACTGGGGGTAGTTGCGCTACAGGACAACCATCTGCTTTGATTGTTAACACTGATGAAGCACTGGTGAAGAGTGGCATGGTGGACATGCCATACGTCTCAATGAAAGGATATGGGCCGAATCATAGCAAGACGGAGGGATTCCTGTACAGATACAAGAGAGGAGAGGAAGTCAAGATTGTGTGTGTTTGCCATGGTCTGTTTCTTACACCAGCAGAATTCGTCAGGCATGGCGGTGGGGGTGACGTCGCTTTCCCTTTGAAACACATAGTTGTTACCCCTTTCTCTCTGTGTTAA